A region from the Sandaracinus amylolyticus genome encodes:
- a CDS encoding cobalamin B12-binding domain-containing protein, with amino-acid sequence MQRASAAPVLAELRHAFLDAQLAGDARAGVAVIERGLALGYDATTLRRELVRAGQETIGRLWQENRISVAREHMGTSVALVALAHLYWRAPLSAPRHRRVLVSCVPGEQHAFPARLAADTLELEGYDVKFLGADVPRESLAGMVHDMKPDLVVLSVTLAFHLPELERTVSRIRELVPDVPIAIGGGACSDWAPVASRLGVIGAGRSAEELLSMAEATFRGEQA; translated from the coding sequence ATGCAACGAGCGAGCGCCGCGCCTGTGCTGGCCGAGCTGCGACACGCGTTCCTGGACGCGCAGCTCGCGGGCGACGCGCGCGCGGGCGTCGCGGTGATCGAGCGCGGTCTCGCGCTGGGCTACGACGCGACGACGCTGCGTCGCGAGCTCGTGCGCGCGGGCCAGGAGACGATCGGGCGGCTCTGGCAGGAGAACCGCATCAGCGTCGCGCGCGAGCACATGGGGACGTCGGTCGCGCTCGTCGCGCTCGCGCACCTCTACTGGCGCGCACCGCTCTCGGCGCCGCGCCACCGGCGCGTGCTCGTGTCGTGCGTGCCCGGCGAGCAGCACGCGTTCCCGGCGCGGCTCGCGGCGGACACGCTCGAGCTCGAGGGCTACGACGTGAAGTTCCTCGGCGCCGACGTCCCGCGCGAGTCGCTCGCCGGCATGGTCCACGACATGAAGCCCGACCTCGTCGTGCTCTCGGTGACGCTCGCGTTCCACCTGCCCGAGCTCGAGCGCACCGTGTCGCGCATCCGCGAGCTCGTGCCCGACGTGCCGATCGCGATCGGCGGCGGTGCGTGCAGCGACTGGGCGCCCGTCGCGTCGAGGCTCGGCGTGATCGGCGCAGGGCGCAGCGCCGAGGAGCTGCTCTCGATGGCCGAGGCGACGTTCCGAGGAGAGCAGGCATGA
- a CDS encoding antibiotic biosynthesis monooxygenase family protein, translating to MIVAISRFSCEATEADEIERRFRARSRLVDGHLGFRGLEVLRSIGARPEFVLVTRWESRAALGAYLKSEDFRAVHAEGEEQDAIFTLYEQVAT from the coding sequence ATGATCGTGGCGATCTCGCGCTTCTCGTGCGAGGCGACCGAGGCCGACGAGATCGAGCGTCGCTTCCGCGCGCGCTCGCGGCTCGTAGACGGGCACCTCGGGTTCCGCGGGCTCGAGGTGCTGCGCTCGATCGGCGCCCGCCCCGAGTTCGTGCTGGTGACGCGCTGGGAGAGCCGCGCCGCGCTCGGCGCGTACCTCAAGTCGGAGGACTTCCGCGCAGTGCACGCGGAGGGCGAGGAGCAGGACGCGATCTTCACGCTCTACGAGCAGGTGGCGACGTGA
- the purM gene encoding phosphoribosylformylglycinamidine cyclo-ligase, with amino-acid sequence MAGITYKDSGVDVDAGDELVERIKPFAARTRIPEVLSGVGGFAGLCGLPTGMKDPVLVSGTDGVGTKLKLAFLADRHDTVGIDLVAMCVNDVVTTGARPLFFLDYFATGKLDVARTASVIQGIAKGCEDAGCALLGGETAELPGFYAPGEYDLAGFSVGVVERSAIIDGKRVASGDAVIGVASSGLHSNGYSLVRKVLLDHAKLALDSTPEGLGEPLVDALLRPTRIYARAVRALLDATIDIRALSHITGGGLPGNIPRVLPDDLGVAIDASKWARPAIFELVQRLGGVSEAEMRRAFNLGLGLVVVVPQSDASRAVDALNGAGERASIIGRVIETPGVEFEDRVQFASAV; translated from the coding sequence ATGGCCGGCATCACCTACAAGGACTCGGGCGTCGACGTCGATGCGGGCGACGAGCTCGTCGAGCGGATCAAGCCGTTCGCGGCGCGCACGCGCATCCCCGAGGTCCTGAGCGGCGTCGGCGGCTTCGCCGGCCTGTGCGGCCTCCCGACGGGCATGAAGGACCCCGTGCTCGTCTCGGGCACCGACGGCGTGGGCACCAAGCTCAAGCTCGCGTTCCTCGCCGATCGCCACGACACCGTCGGCATCGACCTCGTCGCGATGTGCGTGAACGACGTCGTCACCACCGGCGCGCGTCCGCTCTTCTTCCTCGACTACTTCGCGACCGGGAAGCTCGACGTCGCGCGCACCGCGTCGGTCATCCAGGGCATCGCGAAGGGCTGCGAGGACGCGGGATGCGCGCTCCTCGGCGGCGAGACCGCGGAGCTCCCCGGCTTCTACGCGCCCGGCGAGTACGACCTCGCGGGCTTCTCGGTCGGCGTGGTCGAGCGCAGCGCGATCATCGACGGCAAGCGCGTCGCGAGCGGCGACGCGGTGATCGGTGTCGCATCGAGCGGCCTGCACTCGAACGGCTACTCGCTGGTCCGCAAGGTGCTGCTCGATCACGCGAAGCTCGCGCTCGACTCGACGCCCGAGGGGCTCGGCGAGCCGCTCGTCGACGCGCTGCTCCGCCCGACGCGCATCTACGCGCGCGCAGTGCGCGCGCTGCTCGACGCGACGATCGACATCCGCGCCCTCTCGCACATCACGGGCGGCGGTCTGCCCGGCAACATCCCGCGCGTGCTCCCCGACGATCTCGGCGTCGCCATCGACGCGAGCAAGTGGGCGCGCCCCGCGATCTTCGAGCTCGTGCAGCGCCTCGGCGGCGTCAGCGAGGCGGAGATGCGCCGCGCGTTCAACCTCGGGCTCGGCCTCGTCGTCGTCGTGCCGCAGAGCGATGCGTCGCGCGCGGTCGACGCGCTGAACGGAGCCGGTGAGCGCGCGTCGATCATCGGGCGCGTCATCGAGACTCCGGGCGTCGAGTTCGAAGACCGCGTGCAGTTCGCCTCCGCGGTCTGA
- a CDS encoding phytoene desaturase family protein, with product MIRSFYDVVVVGSRLGGLSAAALLAKRGFRVLVLGQDDLGPTYELDGEALPRAPFSFLSAHSPVARRVFAELAITQAFRRQAAVVDPAFQVALPGHRLDLALDPVHLDREIDREFPEVKRPALDFLARARATSIALDRAVDRDLVWPPETFFERREHARAISHLAPPPDRRASIADDDPLRELPDTHPFRLVVHAPVRFADGMDPDHGTALRLLRHFSSWREGGAVIEGGAASLRALIESSLRAHGGELRARDKIDAILVKRGNVEGVRIAASGEEIGASFVLLGSDVGSFLRVLPDRRPFEELFERVGEPVVRYYRYTLNLHLRADGVPAGMARDVFFVRDPSRPLSGANLLHVETHPADAKGRRLLCVEALLPRRGVEDVADYLETIREHIVASLGELVPFLGSNLVRMDSPHDGRPAQDLATGTTIEATAKWARGRHTMDSLYGFPIASALGVCALPVRTPIKRLLLCNAQVVPGLGLEGQLLAAWSAARIVSRSDRRPAILRRGLWTKLES from the coding sequence GTGATCCGATCGTTCTACGACGTGGTGGTCGTCGGGAGCCGCCTCGGCGGGCTCTCCGCCGCCGCGCTGCTCGCGAAGCGCGGCTTCCGCGTGCTGGTGCTCGGTCAGGACGATCTCGGGCCCACCTACGAGCTCGACGGCGAGGCGCTCCCACGCGCGCCCTTCTCGTTCCTCTCCGCGCACTCGCCGGTCGCGCGACGCGTCTTCGCGGAGCTCGCGATCACCCAGGCGTTCCGCCGTCAGGCCGCGGTGGTCGATCCCGCTTTCCAGGTCGCGCTGCCCGGGCATCGCCTCGATCTCGCGCTCGATCCCGTGCACCTCGATCGCGAGATCGATCGTGAATTCCCCGAGGTGAAGCGCCCCGCGCTCGACTTCCTCGCGCGCGCCCGCGCGACGTCGATCGCGCTCGATCGTGCGGTCGATCGCGATCTCGTGTGGCCGCCCGAGACGTTCTTCGAGCGGCGCGAGCACGCGCGCGCGATCTCGCACCTCGCGCCTCCTCCCGATCGGCGTGCGTCGATCGCCGACGACGATCCGCTGCGCGAGCTCCCCGACACGCACCCGTTCCGCCTCGTCGTGCACGCGCCGGTGCGCTTCGCCGACGGGATGGATCCCGATCACGGCACCGCGCTGCGCCTCCTGCGTCACTTCTCGTCGTGGCGCGAGGGCGGCGCGGTGATCGAGGGAGGCGCCGCGAGCCTCCGCGCGCTGATCGAGTCGAGCCTCCGCGCGCACGGCGGCGAGCTCCGCGCGCGCGACAAGATCGACGCGATCCTCGTGAAGCGCGGGAACGTCGAGGGCGTGCGCATCGCGGCCTCGGGCGAGGAGATCGGCGCGTCGTTCGTGCTGCTCGGGAGCGACGTCGGATCGTTCCTCCGCGTGCTGCCCGATCGCCGTCCGTTCGAAGAGCTCTTCGAGCGCGTCGGCGAGCCCGTCGTCCGCTACTACCGCTACACGCTGAACCTCCACCTGCGCGCCGATGGCGTGCCCGCGGGCATGGCGCGCGACGTGTTCTTCGTGCGCGATCCGTCGCGCCCGCTCTCCGGCGCCAACCTGCTGCACGTCGAGACGCATCCCGCCGACGCGAAGGGCCGCCGCCTCCTCTGCGTCGAGGCGCTGCTCCCGCGTCGCGGCGTCGAGGACGTCGCCGACTACCTCGAGACGATCCGCGAGCACATCGTCGCGTCGCTCGGCGAGCTGGTGCCGTTCCTCGGCTCGAACCTCGTGCGGATGGACTCGCCGCACGATGGTCGCCCCGCGCAGGACCTCGCGACCGGGACGACGATCGAGGCGACCGCGAAGTGGGCGCGCGGACGCCACACGATGGACTCGCTCTACGGCTTCCCGATCGCGAGCGCGCTCGGCGTGTGCGCGCTCCCGGTGCGCACGCCGATCAAGCGCCTCCTGCTGTGCAACGCGCAGGTGGTGCCGGGCCTCGGGCTCGAGGGGCAGCTCCTCGCGGCGTGGTCCGCGGCGCGCATCGTGTCCCGCTCCGATCGGCGCCCCGCGATCCTGCGTCGCGGCCTCTGGACCAAGCTCGAGAGCTGA
- the glpD gene encoding glycerol-3-phosphate dehydrogenase gives MASTDSGSASNGTIGATRQQMWERLGSAPVDLLVIGGGINGAGIARDATRRGLSVAVVDMNDLAFGTSSRSSKLIHGGLRYLEQYEVGLVFESVSERRILMDLAPHLVSPLGFLFPVYKDSRRNLFVIQAGMWLYDGLSLFRSPKRHRMLSPRDLETEEPALRREDLKGAPLYYDCSTDDARLTLETAIDAARNGAIITTWAKVTQLLVENGRVCGATVRDELTGATKDVRASAVINATGPWTDRTLALPRKGSDAPAPPRMLRTTKGVHIVVDRAKLPLNNAVVCFHPVDKRVLFAIPWGDRSYVGTTDTDDPGDPSRVHATREDVDYLIAASNAYFPEHTLTHADVIATWAGLRPLIDEGAGANESQVSREHKIVIGQEGLITIAGGKLTTYRRMSIEVVDTAVRYLQLSNGLAGRDIEPSRTEKAPLPGAEGWPDDDDATQVVAQVEQASNGTISNAIAAALTDQYGTRAIAIAALCAARPALASPLVPGRPEILAQIEHAVREEMAATVCDVLVRRTQLFFRDVDQGLGCAERVASHMGTLLGWDDATRQRELQRYRDEVELSRHWRKG, from the coding sequence ATGGCCTCTACCGACAGCGGTTCTGCGAGCAACGGCACGATCGGCGCGACGCGCCAGCAGATGTGGGAGCGCCTCGGCAGCGCTCCGGTCGATCTGCTCGTCATCGGCGGCGGCATCAACGGCGCGGGCATCGCGCGCGACGCGACGCGACGCGGGCTGAGCGTCGCGGTCGTCGACATGAACGACCTCGCGTTCGGCACCAGCTCGCGCTCGAGCAAGCTCATCCACGGCGGCCTGCGCTACCTCGAGCAGTACGAGGTCGGCCTCGTCTTCGAGTCGGTCAGCGAGCGCCGCATCCTGATGGATCTCGCGCCGCACCTCGTCAGCCCGCTCGGCTTCCTCTTCCCCGTCTACAAGGACAGCCGCCGCAACCTGTTCGTCATCCAGGCCGGCATGTGGCTCTACGACGGGCTCTCGCTGTTCCGCTCGCCCAAGCGCCACCGCATGCTCTCGCCGCGCGACCTCGAGACCGAGGAGCCCGCGCTCCGCCGCGAGGATCTGAAGGGCGCGCCGCTCTACTACGACTGCTCGACCGACGACGCGCGCCTGACGCTCGAGACCGCGATCGACGCCGCGCGCAACGGCGCGATCATCACGACGTGGGCGAAGGTCACGCAGCTGCTCGTCGAGAACGGGCGCGTGTGCGGCGCGACGGTCCGCGACGAGCTCACCGGCGCGACCAAGGACGTGCGCGCGTCCGCGGTGATCAACGCGACCGGCCCGTGGACCGATCGCACCCTCGCCCTGCCGCGCAAGGGCTCCGACGCGCCCGCGCCGCCGCGCATGCTGCGCACGACGAAGGGCGTCCACATCGTCGTCGATCGCGCGAAGCTCCCGCTGAACAACGCGGTCGTCTGCTTCCACCCCGTCGACAAGCGCGTGCTGTTCGCGATCCCGTGGGGCGATCGCTCGTACGTCGGCACGACCGACACCGACGATCCCGGCGATCCGTCGCGCGTGCACGCCACGCGCGAGGACGTCGACTACCTGATCGCGGCGAGCAACGCGTACTTCCCCGAGCACACGCTCACGCACGCCGACGTGATCGCGACGTGGGCGGGGCTTCGTCCGCTGATCGACGAAGGCGCGGGCGCGAACGAGTCGCAGGTGAGCCGCGAGCACAAGATCGTGATCGGCCAGGAGGGCCTCATCACGATCGCCGGCGGCAAGCTCACGACGTACCGCCGCATGAGCATCGAGGTCGTCGACACGGCGGTGCGCTACCTCCAGCTCTCGAACGGCCTCGCCGGGCGCGACATCGAGCCGTCGCGCACCGAGAAGGCGCCGCTGCCCGGCGCCGAGGGCTGGCCCGACGACGACGACGCGACGCAGGTCGTCGCGCAGGTCGAGCAGGCGAGCAACGGCACGATCTCGAACGCCATCGCGGCGGCCCTGACCGATCAGTACGGCACGCGAGCCATCGCGATCGCGGCGCTCTGCGCGGCGCGCCCCGCGCTCGCTTCGCCGCTGGTCCCGGGGCGCCCGGAGATCCTCGCGCAGATCGAGCACGCGGTGCGCGAGGAGATGGCAGCGACGGTGTGCGACGTGCTCGTGCGCCGCACCCAGCTCTTCTTCCGCGACGTCGATCAGGGCCTCGGCTGCGCGGAGCGCGTCGCGTCGCACATGGGCACGCTGCTCGGATGGGACGACGCGACGAGGCAGCGCGAGCTGCAGCGTTATCGCGACGAGGTCGAGCTCTCGCGCCACTGGCGCAAGGGCTGA
- a CDS encoding exodeoxyribonuclease III: MTSWSIVSWNVDGLARVVDDLPALVDALGRPEILCLQEVRIRDDDAPAITRMRNALSGYDCHASLNRDRVNASFRGGRTYGVATYVARRCGRVVARTPEWDLEGRVVITELPARGIAVADVYGVNGTSKPYVREGLVVGDRHAWKRDVQRLLGEELAALQARGLAIIAIGDWNVSQARIDVTPRLRTEEPHATARRELHERFVDALGLVDVFRALHPDERAYTWRARGRLLDAARVDFALVSRELVPRVTAASILEDARGRSDHAPIVVTLRPPASARRGRGSASS; the protein is encoded by the coding sequence GTGACCTCGTGGTCGATCGTGTCGTGGAACGTCGACGGCCTGGCGCGCGTCGTCGACGATCTCCCCGCGCTCGTCGACGCGCTCGGTCGCCCCGAGATCCTGTGCCTGCAGGAGGTGCGGATCCGGGACGACGACGCGCCCGCGATCACGCGGATGCGGAACGCCCTGTCCGGCTACGACTGCCACGCGTCGCTGAATCGCGATCGCGTGAACGCGTCGTTCCGGGGCGGTCGCACGTACGGCGTCGCGACCTACGTCGCGCGTCGCTGCGGTCGTGTCGTCGCGCGCACGCCGGAGTGGGACCTCGAAGGCCGCGTCGTGATCACCGAGCTCCCGGCGCGCGGCATCGCGGTCGCCGACGTCTACGGCGTGAACGGGACGTCCAAGCCCTACGTCCGCGAAGGGCTCGTCGTCGGCGATCGCCACGCGTGGAAGCGCGACGTGCAGCGCCTGCTCGGCGAGGAGCTCGCGGCGCTTCAGGCGCGCGGCCTCGCGATCATCGCGATCGGCGACTGGAACGTCTCGCAGGCGCGCATCGACGTCACGCCGCGGCTCCGCACCGAGGAGCCGCACGCCACCGCGCGTCGCGAGCTCCACGAGCGCTTCGTCGATGCGCTCGGCCTCGTCGACGTGTTCCGCGCGCTCCATCCCGACGAGCGCGCATACACGTGGCGCGCGCGCGGCAGGCTCCTCGATGCGGCGCGCGTCGACTTCGCGCTCGTGTCCCGCGAGCTCGTGCCGCGCGTCACCGCTGCGTCGATCCTCGAGGACGCGCGCGGTCGCAGCGATCACGCGCCGATCGTCGTCACGCTCCGCCCGCCGGCATCCGCACGTCGAGGTCGGGGTAGTGCTTCTTCATGA
- a CDS encoding YbhB/YbcL family Raf kinase inhibitor-like protein, whose protein sequence is MELRSDSFADGAAIPTKNAFGRFHPETHVELSENLSPHLAWSGVPEGTKSFAILCTDSEVPSRGDDVNQDGRTVPLDLPRVEFVHLALVDLPASVRELGEGALSKGVTVHGKGTLGVHGSKQGLNDYTGWFAGDPHMKGDYHGYDGPCPPWNDERLHVYTFTVLALDVASLGVEGSFTIADARDAMKGHVLAKASLTGTYAIYPKAVRAK, encoded by the coding sequence ATGGAGCTCCGCAGCGACAGCTTCGCCGATGGCGCGGCGATCCCGACGAAGAACGCGTTCGGTCGGTTCCACCCCGAGACCCACGTCGAGCTCAGCGAGAACCTGAGCCCACACCTCGCGTGGAGCGGCGTGCCCGAGGGGACGAAGTCGTTCGCGATCCTCTGCACCGACAGCGAGGTGCCGAGCCGCGGCGACGACGTGAACCAAGACGGTCGCACCGTGCCGCTCGACCTGCCGCGCGTGGAGTTCGTGCACCTCGCGCTCGTCGATCTGCCCGCGAGCGTGCGCGAGCTCGGAGAGGGCGCGCTGAGCAAGGGCGTGACGGTGCACGGCAAGGGCACGCTCGGCGTGCACGGCAGCAAGCAGGGCCTCAACGACTACACCGGGTGGTTCGCGGGCGACCCGCACATGAAGGGCGACTACCACGGCTACGACGGGCCCTGTCCGCCGTGGAACGACGAGCGCCTCCACGTCTACACGTTCACGGTGCTCGCGCTCGACGTCGCGTCGTTGGGCGTCGAGGGATCGTTCACGATCGCCGACGCGCGCGACGCGATGAAGGGGCACGTGCTCGCGAAGGCGTCGCTCACCGGGACGTACGCGATCTACCCGAAAGCGGTGCGCGCGAAGTGA
- a CDS encoding type IV pilus twitching motility protein PilT — MQPPPSDANAPLQVTLIQLLRAMIDRGASDLHITKDTPPQFRIDGSLVPLKMPPLRAEDTKQLVYSALSEEQKIKFEKTWELDFSFGVRGVSRFRGNVFMQRGAVAAAFRAIPHKIRSFDELGLPPVIADLASLPRGLVLVTGPTGSGKSTTLASIIDKINRETRQHIITVEDPIEFEHFSKLCVVNQREVGADTKGFKDALKYILRQDPDVVLVGEMRDLETIEAALTISETGHLVFATLHTNSAISSINRIIDVFPAHQQSQIRAQLSFVLQGVMTQLLLPRADGPGRVMACEVMIPNAAIRNLIREDKVHQMYSQMQMGQGKSGMQTMNQTLYSLYQRRMITIEDAMGYSSEPAELQAMIEGRSPVVPAGAARR, encoded by the coding sequence ATGCAGCCGCCTCCGTCGGACGCGAACGCGCCGCTCCAGGTCACGTTGATCCAGCTCCTGCGCGCGATGATCGATCGCGGTGCGTCGGACCTGCACATCACGAAGGACACGCCGCCGCAGTTCCGCATCGACGGCAGCCTCGTGCCCCTCAAGATGCCGCCGCTGCGCGCCGAGGACACGAAGCAGCTCGTCTACTCGGCGCTCAGCGAAGAGCAGAAGATCAAGTTCGAGAAGACCTGGGAGCTCGACTTCTCGTTCGGCGTGCGCGGCGTGTCGCGCTTCCGCGGCAACGTCTTCATGCAGCGCGGCGCGGTCGCCGCCGCGTTCCGCGCGATCCCCCACAAGATCCGCAGCTTCGACGAGCTCGGCCTGCCGCCGGTGATCGCCGATCTCGCGTCGCTGCCGCGCGGCCTCGTGCTCGTCACCGGCCCGACCGGCTCGGGCAAGAGCACGACGCTCGCGTCGATCATCGACAAGATCAACCGCGAGACGCGCCAGCACATCATCACGGTCGAGGACCCGATCGAGTTCGAGCACTTCTCGAAGCTCTGCGTGGTGAACCAGCGCGAGGTCGGCGCGGACACCAAGGGCTTCAAGGACGCGCTCAAGTACATCCTCCGCCAGGATCCCGACGTCGTGCTCGTCGGCGAGATGCGCGACCTCGAGACGATCGAGGCGGCGCTCACGATCAGCGAGACCGGTCACTTGGTGTTCGCGACGCTGCACACGAACAGCGCGATCTCGTCGATCAACCGCATCATCGACGTGTTCCCCGCGCACCAGCAGTCGCAGATCCGCGCGCAGCTCTCGTTCGTGCTGCAGGGCGTGATGACGCAGCTGCTGCTCCCGCGCGCCGACGGGCCCGGTCGCGTCATGGCGTGCGAGGTGATGATCCCCAACGCCGCGATCCGGAACCTCATCCGCGAGGACAAGGTCCACCAGATGTACTCGCAGATGCAGATGGGCCAGGGGAAGAGCGGGATGCAGACGATGAACCAGACGCTCTACTCGCTCTACCAGCGCCGCATGATCACGATCGAGGACGCGATGGGCTACTCGAGCGAGCCCGCGGAGCTCCAGGCGATGATCGAAGGTCGCTCGCCGGTCGTGCCCGCCGGAGCGGCGCGACGCTGA
- a CDS encoding type II secretion system F family protein: protein MQEWVWEARTRTGEVRKGIMEAATEAAVQDRLKTQNLTPTRVRKKPRDINITLGAPVSEKELVVFIRQFATMIDAGLPLVQCLDILSAQGDNKAFNRILKDVKANVEQGATFSDSLRRHPKVFDELFVNLVQAGEVGGILDTILGRLAVYIEKRVKLKRQVRSALVYPSSVMVIAGGVLTVLLTWVIPSFQSMFADFGDDGDLPGPTQLVIDMSEFFVGNFFFIFGGLFALIAGISYSYRTPGGKRFWHRFLLEVPVLGPVMRKIAVSRFTRTLGTLLASGVPILEALDIVAKASGNVIVEAAIKNTSDRIREGRTMAEPLMETKVFPPMVVQMIGVGEQTGALDQMLNKIADFYEEEVDVAVAALTSLLEPIMMVVIGGMVGFMLIAMYMPIFDIAGKVQGH, encoded by the coding sequence ATGCAGGAGTGGGTCTGGGAGGCGCGCACGCGCACCGGCGAAGTGCGCAAGGGCATCATGGAGGCGGCGACCGAAGCCGCCGTCCAGGATCGCCTCAAGACCCAGAACCTCACGCCGACGCGCGTCCGCAAGAAGCCGCGCGACATCAACATCACGCTCGGCGCGCCGGTCTCCGAGAAGGAGCTCGTCGTCTTCATCCGTCAGTTCGCGACGATGATCGACGCGGGCCTCCCGCTCGTGCAGTGCCTCGACATCCTCTCGGCGCAGGGCGACAACAAGGCGTTCAACCGGATCCTCAAGGACGTGAAGGCGAACGTCGAGCAGGGCGCGACGTTCTCCGACTCGCTGCGGCGCCACCCGAAGGTCTTCGACGAGCTCTTCGTGAACCTCGTCCAGGCCGGCGAGGTCGGCGGCATCCTCGACACGATCCTCGGCCGCCTCGCGGTCTACATCGAGAAGCGCGTCAAGCTGAAGCGCCAGGTGCGCAGCGCGCTCGTCTATCCGAGCTCCGTCATGGTGATCGCGGGCGGCGTGCTCACCGTGCTGCTCACGTGGGTGATCCCGAGCTTCCAGTCGATGTTCGCCGACTTCGGCGACGACGGAGACCTGCCGGGGCCGACGCAGCTCGTCATCGACATGTCGGAGTTCTTCGTCGGGAACTTCTTCTTCATCTTCGGCGGGCTCTTCGCGCTGATCGCGGGCATCTCGTACAGCTACCGGACGCCGGGCGGGAAGCGCTTCTGGCATCGCTTCCTGCTCGAGGTGCCGGTGCTCGGGCCCGTGATGCGCAAGATCGCGGTGTCGCGCTTCACGCGCACGCTCGGGACGCTGCTCGCGTCGGGCGTGCCGATCCTCGAGGCGCTCGACATCGTCGCGAAGGCGTCGGGCAACGTGATCGTCGAGGCGGCGATCAAGAACACCTCGGATCGCATCCGCGAGGGCCGCACGATGGCCGAGCCGCTGATGGAGACGAAGGTCTTCCCGCCGATGGTCGTGCAGATGATCGGCGTCGGCGAGCAGACCGGCGCGCTCGATCAGATGCTCAACAAGATCGCCGACTTCTACGAAGAGGAAGTCGACGTCGCGGTCGCCGCGCTCACCTCGCTGCTCGAGCCGATCATGATGGTCGTCATCGGCGGCATGGTCGGCTTCATGCTGATCGCGATGTACATGCCGATCTTCGACATCGCCGGGAAGGTGCAGGGGCACTAG